A window of the Dyadobacter pollutisoli genome harbors these coding sequences:
- the fusA gene encoding elongation factor G, with product MARDLRLTRNIGIAAHIDAGKTTTTERILYYAGVSHKIGEVHDGAATMDWMEQEQERGITITSAATTVDWNYRGEKYHINIIDTPGHVDFTVEVNRSLRVLDGLVFLFSAVDGVEPQSETNWRLANNYNVARIGFVNKMDRSGADFLKVCTQVKEMLGSYAVPLQLPIGAEDSFRGVVDLVNFRGIEWNEEDKGMTFREVPIPDDMLEEATEWREKLLEAVAEFDDTLMEKYFEDPTSISEDEILAALRAATISMKIVPMVCGSSFKNKGVQTMLDYVMAILPSPQDRESIIGTDPRTGLEISRQPTDSDPFCALAFKIATDPYVGRLCFIRSYSGYLDSGSYILNNRSGNKERISRIFQMHANKQNQIDRLEAGDIGAVVGFKDIKTGDTLSDEKNPIILESMVFPEPVIGYAIEPKKAADSDNFSKAITKLIEEDPTLQVESNEETGQTIIKGMGELHLEIIIDRMRREFKVEVNQGAPQVAYKEILTKNFEHREVYKKQTGGRGKFADIVFEIGPRDDNEEGKEPKTGLQFVNQIVGGTIPREFIAPIQKGFEASMSNGALAGYPLDSMRVRLFHGSFHDVDSDALSFELAAKIGFKEAARHAGSKLMEPIMHVEVLTPDEYTGPITGDLNRRRGLMRGMDSRNGAQVIKCDVPLSELFGYVTDLRTMSSGRATASLTFAYYEIVPNNIAEQVIEKAKGLVKA from the coding sequence ATGGCACGTGATCTAAGATTAACAAGAAACATTGGTATTGCTGCGCACATTGATGCAGGTAAGACAACCACAACGGAGCGTATCCTTTATTACGCAGGGGTAAGCCACAAAATTGGAGAAGTACATGATGGTGCTGCTACAATGGACTGGATGGAGCAGGAGCAAGAGCGTGGTATTACAATTACGTCAGCTGCTACAACTGTTGATTGGAACTACCGTGGTGAGAAATATCATATTAACATTATCGATACACCGGGGCACGTTGACTTTACAGTTGAAGTAAATCGCTCACTTCGTGTATTGGATGGTCTTGTATTCCTTTTTAGTGCGGTTGATGGTGTTGAGCCTCAATCTGAAACTAACTGGCGTCTGGCTAACAATTACAACGTTGCGCGTATCGGTTTCGTAAATAAAATGGACCGTTCCGGTGCAGACTTTTTGAAAGTTTGTACACAGGTTAAAGAAATGCTTGGAAGCTACGCTGTTCCTCTTCAATTGCCGATTGGTGCTGAAGATTCTTTCAGGGGTGTAGTCGACTTGGTAAACTTCCGTGGCATCGAATGGAATGAAGAAGATAAAGGGATGACTTTCAGGGAAGTTCCTATTCCTGATGATATGCTTGAGGAAGCAACTGAATGGAGAGAAAAATTACTTGAAGCTGTTGCCGAATTCGACGACACTTTAATGGAAAAATACTTTGAAGATCCAACTTCAATTTCAGAAGACGAAATTCTTGCGGCTTTACGTGCAGCAACGATCAGCATGAAAATCGTTCCTATGGTTTGCGGTTCTTCATTCAAAAACAAAGGTGTTCAAACGATGCTTGATTACGTGATGGCTATTTTGCCTTCACCTCAGGATCGCGAAAGCATTATAGGGACTGATCCGCGTACGGGGCTTGAAATTTCACGTCAACCAACGGATTCTGATCCTTTCTGTGCATTAGCATTTAAGATTGCAACTGACCCTTATGTAGGACGTCTTTGTTTTATTCGCTCCTACTCAGGATACCTTGATTCGGGTTCTTACATCTTGAACAACCGTTCAGGAAACAAGGAGCGTATCTCTCGTATTTTCCAAATGCATGCTAACAAGCAAAATCAAATTGATCGTCTTGAAGCGGGTGATATTGGAGCGGTTGTAGGTTTCAAGGATATTAAGACTGGTGATACATTATCTGATGAAAAGAATCCAATTATTCTTGAATCAATGGTGTTCCCTGAGCCGGTAATCGGTTATGCTATCGAGCCTAAGAAAGCGGCTGACAGCGATAACTTCTCTAAGGCTATTACTAAATTGATCGAGGAAGATCCTACGTTGCAAGTTGAAAGTAACGAAGAAACCGGACAGACGATCATTAAAGGAATGGGTGAGCTTCACCTTGAAATCATCATCGATCGTATGCGTCGTGAGTTCAAAGTGGAAGTAAACCAAGGTGCTCCTCAGGTAGCTTACAAAGAGATTCTTACTAAGAATTTTGAACACCGTGAAGTTTACAAGAAGCAAACAGGTGGTCGCGGTAAGTTTGCCGATATCGTATTCGAAATCGGACCACGTGACGATAACGAAGAAGGCAAAGAACCAAAAACAGGTTTGCAGTTTGTTAACCAGATCGTAGGTGGTACTATTCCTCGTGAATTTATCGCTCCGATACAAAAAGGTTTTGAAGCTTCTATGTCAAATGGTGCTCTTGCAGGATATCCTTTGGATTCAATGAGAGTGCGTTTGTTCCACGGTTCATTCCACGATGTCGATTCAGATGCACTATCCTTCGAATTGGCGGCTAAAATTGGGTTCAAAGAAGCTGCACGTCATGCGGGTTCTAAATTGATGGAGCCGATTATGCACGTAGAAGTGCTTACACCTGATGAGTACACAGGACCTATCACAGGTGACCTTAACCGTCGTCGTGGTTTGATGAGAGGTATGGATTCACGTAATGGAGCGCAGGTTATCAAATGTGATGTTCCGTTGTCTGAACTTTTCGGATATGTAACAGATCTTCGTACAATGTCATCCGGACGCGCTACTGCTTCTTTGACATTTGCATACTACGAAATCGTTCCAAACAATATCGCAGAACAGGTAATTGAAAAAGCGAAAGGCTTAGTTAAAGCATAA
- the rpsJ gene encoding 30S ribosomal protein S10, giving the protein MNQKIRIKLRSFDHNLVDKSAEKIVKAVKATGAVVSGPIPLPTKTEKFTVLRSPHVNKKSREQFQLCTYKRLVDIFSTSAKTVDALMKLELPSGVDVEIKV; this is encoded by the coding sequence ATGAATCAAAAAATTCGTATCAAACTAAGGTCGTTTGACCACAATCTGGTTGACAAGTCAGCTGAGAAGATTGTAAAAGCAGTAAAGGCTACAGGAGCGGTTGTAAGTGGCCCAATTCCTTTGCCAACAAAGACAGAGAAGTTTACTGTTCTTCGTTCTCCACACGTTAACAAGAAGTCAAGAGAACAATTCCAGCTTTGTACTTACAAACGTTTGGTTGATATCTTCTCTACTAGCGCAAAAACAGTTGATGCCCTGATGAAACTTGAATTGCCAAGCGGGGTTGACGTAGAGATTAAAGTGTAG
- the rplC gene encoding 50S ribosomal protein L3 encodes MSGLIGKKIGMTSLYNADGQALACTVIQAGPCVVTQVRSEEKDGYKAIQLGFGEKKEKSSSQPMIGHFKKANTTPKQKLVEFKEFEVEHELGTSLSVQDIFEEGEFVDVVGSAKGRGFQGVVKRHGFAGVGGQTHGQHNRARHPGSIGACSFPSRVFKGIRMGGRMGNNRVKIQNLRILKVIPEQNLLVVSGSVPGSKNSFLIIEK; translated from the coding sequence ATGTCTGGTTTAATAGGTAAGAAAATCGGAATGACTAGTTTGTACAATGCTGACGGGCAGGCTCTGGCATGTACTGTGATCCAAGCTGGTCCTTGTGTTGTTACACAAGTTAGGTCCGAAGAAAAGGATGGCTATAAAGCTATCCAACTAGGTTTTGGAGAGAAGAAAGAGAAAAGCTCTTCACAGCCTATGATTGGTCACTTCAAAAAAGCCAACACAACTCCCAAGCAAAAATTGGTTGAGTTTAAGGAATTCGAAGTGGAGCATGAACTTGGAACTTCATTATCCGTACAGGATATCTTTGAAGAAGGTGAGTTTGTTGACGTTGTTGGATCTGCCAAAGGCCGCGGTTTTCAGGGTGTTGTAAAACGCCATGGTTTCGCCGGGGTAGGAGGTCAGACTCACGGTCAGCACAACAGAGCCCGCCACCCAGGTTCGATTGGTGCCTGTTCATTCCCATCACGCGTATTTAAAGGCATTCGTATGGGTGGACGCATGGGTAACAATCGTGTAAAAATTCAGAATTTACGTATTCTGAAAGTGATACCTGAGCAAAACCTTTTGGTTGTAAGTGGCTCTGTACCGGGTTCAAAGAATTCATTTCTAATCATTGAGAAATAG
- the rplD gene encoding 50S ribosomal protein L4: protein MELSVLNIKGEDTGKKVSVSEEIFGIEPNTHAIYLDVKLYLANQRQGTHKSKERAEVNHSTRKIKRQKGTGGARAGSIKSPVFVGGGRIFGPRPRDYGFKINKKVKALARKSAFSAKAKSDSISVLEAFSFDAPKTKSYLNVLNSLSLVNTKTLLILPSVDSNVYLSSRNIPKAKVTTVDAVNTYDLMYADRLLISESALSILETQLNK from the coding sequence ATGGAACTGTCCGTATTAAATATAAAAGGAGAAGATACCGGGAAGAAGGTAAGTGTGTCGGAGGAGATCTTTGGCATTGAACCGAACACCCATGCGATCTATCTCGATGTGAAGCTGTACCTGGCTAACCAACGCCAAGGCACGCACAAGTCTAAGGAACGTGCAGAGGTGAATCACTCTACTCGTAAAATCAAACGTCAAAAGGGAACCGGTGGTGCCCGTGCAGGTAGCATTAAATCTCCTGTGTTTGTAGGTGGTGGTCGTATATTCGGACCAAGACCTCGTGACTATGGTTTTAAAATCAACAAGAAAGTAAAAGCATTGGCTCGTAAGTCGGCTTTTTCTGCCAAAGCTAAATCTGATTCGATTTCAGTTCTTGAAGCATTTTCATTTGATGCCCCGAAAACAAAATCGTATTTGAATGTTTTGAACTCGCTTTCATTAGTGAATACAAAGACATTACTGATTCTTCCATCTGTTGACAGCAATGTATATCTGTCAAGCCGTAACATTCCAAAAGCAAAAGTTACAACAGTGGACGCGGTCAATACTTATGACCTGATGTATGCAGACCGTCTTTTGATAAGTGAATCTGCTCTGTCTATTTTGGAAACCCAATTGAACAAATAA
- the rplW gene encoding 50S ribosomal protein L23, whose product MSVLKRPIITEKVTAQGGQGKYAFEVSLTSNKVEIKKAIEKLFGVTVESVHTMRSIGKSKSRTSGGKFVSGKTSTIKKAIVTVAEGEIIDIYGEA is encoded by the coding sequence ATGAGTGTACTGAAACGTCCGATTATAACCGAAAAGGTAACGGCTCAGGGTGGTCAAGGAAAATATGCCTTCGAAGTGTCCCTTACTTCTAATAAAGTAGAGATCAAAAAGGCTATTGAAAAACTGTTCGGGGTTACCGTAGAAAGCGTTCACACCATGCGCAGCATTGGTAAAAGTAAATCCCGCACTTCGGGAGGTAAATTTGTAAGTGGAAAAACGTCAACTATCAAGAAGGCTATTGTAACGGTAGCTGAAGGCGAGATCATCGATATCTACGGTGAAGCATAA
- the rplB gene encoding 50S ribosomal protein L2 codes for MAVKKLKPTSAGQRFRSAPTFEEITTAKPEKSLLETIKRTGGRNSQGHMTMRYIGGGHKRKYRVIDFKRNRFDAPATVLTIEYDPNRSARIALVQFEDQEKRYIIAPNGLKVGQVIVSGNSVAPEVGNALPLSAMPIGTIVHNIELTPGKGGQFARSAGAYAQLVAREGKYAVLKMPSGEMRMILSTCIATVGTVSNASHMNVALGKAGRRRWLGRRPRVRGVAMNPVDHPMGGGEGRSSGGQPRSRNGQFAKGLKTRDRNKHSEKLIISRRKK; via the coding sequence ATGGCAGTTAAAAAATTAAAACCGACAAGTGCTGGTCAGCGTTTCCGCTCGGCTCCTACATTTGAGGAGATCACAACAGCGAAACCTGAGAAAAGTCTTCTGGAAACCATCAAGAGAACGGGTGGTCGTAATAGCCAGGGACACATGACCATGCGATATATAGGTGGTGGTCATAAAAGGAAGTATCGTGTTATAGATTTCAAAAGAAATCGCTTCGATGCACCGGCTACCGTTCTTACAATAGAATATGATCCAAACCGTTCAGCGCGCATCGCCCTTGTTCAGTTTGAAGATCAGGAAAAAAGATACATCATTGCTCCTAACGGATTGAAAGTTGGGCAGGTAATTGTTTCTGGTAATTCAGTTGCTCCCGAAGTTGGAAACGCACTTCCATTAAGTGCAATGCCTATCGGTACAATTGTTCACAACATTGAGCTTACTCCTGGCAAAGGAGGCCAGTTTGCAAGAAGCGCAGGAGCTTATGCACAACTTGTAGCAAGAGAAGGCAAATATGCAGTTCTTAAAATGCCTTCTGGCGAAATGAGAATGATCCTTTCTACTTGCATCGCTACTGTTGGAACTGTATCCAATGCAAGTCACATGAATGTTGCTTTGGGTAAAGCAGGTCGCAGAAGATGGTTAGGTCGTCGTCCACGTGTACGTGGTGTTGCAATGAACCCAGTCGATCACCCAATGGGTGGTGGTGAGGGCCGTTCGTCCGGAGGGCAGCCTCGGTCAAGAAATGGTCAATTTGCAAAGGGTCTCAAAACTCGTGACCGTAATAAGCATTCTGAGAAATTGATTATCAGCCGTCGTAAAAAATAA
- the rpsS gene encoding 30S ribosomal protein S19: MARSLKKGPYIDFRLENKVTVMNSAARKSVIKTWSRRSMISPDFIGHTFAVHNGNKFIPVYVTENMVGHKLGEFSPTRNFRGHTAKKDKGRK; the protein is encoded by the coding sequence ATGGCACGCTCATTAAAAAAAGGACCGTATATCGACTTTCGTCTTGAGAATAAAGTAACTGTGATGAACAGTGCTGCTCGCAAGTCAGTTATCAAAACATGGTCTCGACGCTCAATGATTTCGCCTGATTTTATCGGGCATACATTTGCGGTTCATAACGGAAACAAGTTTATCCCTGTTTATGTAACTGAGAACATGGTTGGTCACAAACTGGGAGAGTTTTCTCCAACACGTAACTTCCGTGGCCACACAGCAAAAAAAGATAAAGGTAGAAAATAA
- the rplV gene encoding 50S ribosomal protein L22 — protein MEARAILKDVPTSPRKMRLVADMIRGQKVSKALALLKFQPRASSPVLHKVLLSAVANWQQLNEDAKLEDADLIVKTVFIDGGRMLKRLRPAPQGRAHRIRKRSNHITIVIDDASVSTSGADKQAVITES, from the coding sequence ATGGAAGCAAGAGCTATATTAAAAGATGTGCCTACTTCTCCTCGGAAGATGAGATTAGTAGCCGACATGATTCGCGGACAAAAGGTCAGCAAAGCGTTGGCACTTTTAAAGTTTCAACCAAGAGCCTCTTCACCAGTTTTGCATAAAGTTTTACTTTCTGCTGTAGCCAACTGGCAACAATTGAATGAAGATGCGAAGCTGGAAGACGCAGATCTTATTGTTAAAACCGTATTTATAGACGGTGGACGTATGTTAAAGCGCTTGCGCCCTGCACCTCAAGGAAGAGCACACAGAATCCGTAAGCGGTCGAACCACATTACAATCGTGATAGACGACGCGTCGGTTTCGACCTCTGGTGCAGATAAACAAGCAGTAATCACCGAATCATAA
- the rpsC gene encoding 30S ribosomal protein S3, producing MGQKVNPIGLRLGIVRGWESSWYGGKDFSDKLVEDEKIRNYIKARIPKGSISKVVIERTLKRITLTIHTARPGIVIGKGGSEVDKIKEELKKITGKDVQINIYEIKRPEIDAKLVGEAIAQQLQARISYRRAMKQSIASAMRVGTQGIKIRLAGRLGGAEMARTEEYKEGRIPLHTLRADIDYAISEAQTIYGKIGIKVWIFKGELYGKRDLTPSAATAASDRAERSASGGSDRGGNDRGGRDRRGGRGGNDGAPRGEGGGGGSEADRRKRNKNKKK from the coding sequence ATGGGACAAAAGGTTAATCCTATAGGTCTGAGACTAGGAATTGTTAGAGGATGGGAGTCAAGTTGGTATGGAGGAAAGGACTTCTCTGACAAATTAGTTGAGGACGAAAAAATCCGTAACTACATCAAAGCGCGTATCCCAAAAGGATCGATTTCAAAAGTAGTTATCGAACGTACGCTAAAACGTATCACATTGACCATCCATACTGCCCGTCCGGGAATTGTAATTGGTAAAGGTGGTAGCGAAGTTGATAAAATTAAAGAAGAGCTTAAGAAGATCACAGGAAAGGATGTTCAGATTAACATCTACGAGATCAAACGTCCTGAGATCGATGCTAAATTGGTAGGTGAGGCAATCGCTCAACAATTGCAGGCTCGTATCTCTTACCGTAGAGCAATGAAGCAATCAATTGCATCCGCTATGCGTGTAGGAACCCAGGGAATTAAGATTCGTCTCGCGGGACGTCTGGGTGGTGCAGAGATGGCACGTACGGAAGAGTATAAAGAAGGTCGTATACCGCTTCATACATTGAGAGCAGATATCGACTACGCAATTTCAGAAGCTCAAACTATCTATGGAAAAATAGGTATCAAAGTTTGGATCTTCAAAGGTGAGTTGTACGGAAAGCGTGATTTGACTCCAAGTGCAGCAACAGCTGCTTCTGACAGAGCTGAAAGAAGTGCATCTGGCGGAAGCGATCGCGGTGGAAATGATCGTGGCGGCAGAGACAGAAGAGGTGGTCGCGGTGGAAACGATGGTGCTCCTCGCGGTGAAGGCGGAGGAGGCGGAAGTGAAGCCGACCGTCGCAAAAGAAATAAGAATAAGAAGAAGTAA
- the rplP gene encoding 50S ribosomal protein L16 — translation MLQPKRTKFRKQQKGKGSYNGLATRGHEIAFGSFAIKALEPGWLTARQIEAARISVTRAMKREGQVWIRVFPDKPITKKPAEVRMGKGKGAPEYWVAPVKPGTIIFEATGVALDTANEALRLAAQKLPIKTKFVVRRDYQE, via the coding sequence ATGTTACAGCCGAAAAGGACAAAATTTCGCAAGCAACAAAAGGGAAAAGGATCATATAACGGTCTGGCAACTCGTGGACATGAGATCGCTTTCGGATCATTTGCTATCAAAGCTCTTGAACCAGGTTGGTTGACTGCACGCCAGATTGAAGCGGCCCGTATCTCGGTAACACGTGCTATGAAACGCGAAGGTCAGGTTTGGATCCGTGTTTTCCCAGACAAGCCAATTACCAAAAAACCTGCAGAGGTTCGTATGGGTAAAGGTAAGGGTGCTCCTGAATATTGGGTAGCTCCAGTTAAGCCGGGTACAATCATCTTCGAAGCGACTGGTGTTGCACTGGATACCGCAAATGAAGCATTGCGTTTGGCTGCACAAAAGTTGCCAATTAAAACCAAGTTCGTGGTACGTCGGGATTATCAGGAATAG
- the rpmC gene encoding 50S ribosomal protein L29, with the protein MTSKEIKDLSQDQLKEQIAQERERLLRLKFAHAISPIENPLRIRASRKEIARLLTELSAKTNQQ; encoded by the coding sequence ATGACTAGTAAAGAAATAAAGGATCTGTCGCAAGATCAGCTTAAAGAGCAGATCGCCCAAGAGAGAGAGCGCTTACTAAGGTTGAAATTTGCTCACGCTATTTCTCCAATCGAAAACCCTTTGCGTATTCGCGCCTCACGTAAGGAAATTGCAAGACTCTTAACAGAGCTGTCGGCTAAAACTAACCAACAGTAA
- the rpsQ gene encoding 30S ribosomal protein S17, translated as MEATERNLRKERVGKVVSNKMEKSCVITVERKVKHAKYGKFMTKTTKLMVHDETNQVGIGDTIRVMETRPLSKNKRWRLVEILERAK; from the coding sequence ATGGAGGCAACAGAAAGAAATTTACGTAAAGAAAGAGTAGGCAAAGTAGTGAGCAACAAAATGGAGAAATCCTGTGTGATCACTGTTGAGCGTAAAGTGAAGCATGCCAAGTATGGTAAGTTTATGACTAAAACTACCAAGCTAATGGTGCATGACGAAACAAATCAGGTGGGAATCGGTGATACGATCCGTGTGATGGAAACTCGTCCGCTAAGTAAAAATAAGCGTTGGAGATTAGTAGAAATCCTTGAAAGAGCTAAGTAA
- the rplN gene encoding 50S ribosomal protein L14, whose translation MVQQESRLSVADNSGAKEVLVIRVLGGTGKRYASVGDKIVVTVKSALSSSNMKKGTVSKAVVVRTKKEVRRKDGTYIRFEDNAAVLLNNNDEPRGTRIFGPVARELREKQFMKIVSLAPEVL comes from the coding sequence ATGGTACAGCAAGAATCAAGACTGTCGGTAGCAGACAACAGTGGAGCGAAGGAAGTACTCGTAATTCGTGTACTTGGTGGAACTGGCAAACGCTATGCCTCAGTAGGCGATAAGATCGTCGTAACAGTAAAGTCTGCTCTTTCTTCGAGCAATATGAAAAAAGGAACGGTTTCAAAAGCCGTTGTGGTACGAACCAAAAAGGAAGTACGACGTAAGGATGGTACTTATATCCGGTTTGAAGATAACGCGGCAGTTTTATTGAACAACAATGATGAACCTCGTGGTACACGTATCTTTGGCCCGGTTGCACGGGAGCTGCGCGAAAAGCAGTTTATGAAGATTGTATCATTGGCACCTGAAGTGTTGTAA
- the rplX gene encoding 50S ribosomal protein L24 — translation MESKNKKAPAKLHVRSGDTVKVISGNAKGETGVIKKVLVEKLRATVEGVNLITKHVKPNAQNPQGSIEKREGAIHISNLMVVDPKTGEATRTGRKADDKGKLQRYSKKTGNIL, via the coding sequence ATGGAAAGTAAAAATAAAAAGGCACCAGCTAAATTGCATGTTCGCAGTGGAGACACTGTGAAGGTAATTTCAGGTAACGCAAAGGGCGAGACAGGTGTAATTAAGAAAGTGCTTGTAGAAAAGCTAAGAGCTACTGTTGAAGGAGTGAATTTGATCACAAAACATGTGAAACCTAATGCACAAAATCCTCAGGGTAGTATTGAAAAACGCGAAGGTGCTATTCATATCAGCAACCTGATGGTTGTAGATCCTAAAACAGGAGAAGCAACAAGAACTGGCCGTAAAGCTGACGATAAAGGAAAGTTGCAACGGTATTCGAAAAAGACTGGAAACATTTTGTAG
- the rplE gene encoding 50S ribosomal protein L5 — protein sequence MAQPRLKEKYVSEVVSQLKEKFQYKSSMQVPRLTKIVINKGIGAAVADKKLVDTGVEELSLITGQKAIATISKKAVSNFKLRENMPIGAKVTLRGDRMYEFLDRLTAIAMPRVRDFKGISDKGFDGRGNYTFGVKEQIIFPEISIEKVNKITGMDITFVTSTNSDEESYELLKALGMPFTNVNK from the coding sequence ATGGCACAGCCAAGACTAAAAGAAAAATACGTAAGCGAAGTTGTTTCGCAGCTGAAGGAAAAATTTCAGTACAAATCAAGCATGCAGGTTCCTCGCCTGACCAAAATCGTTATCAATAAAGGTATCGGTGCAGCAGTAGCGGATAAGAAGCTTGTTGATACAGGGGTTGAAGAGCTAAGCCTAATCACAGGACAGAAAGCGATTGCAACTATTTCTAAAAAGGCGGTTTCGAACTTCAAACTGCGTGAGAACATGCCGATTGGAGCGAAAGTTACTTTGCGCGGAGATCGTATGTATGAGTTTCTGGATCGTTTGACAGCTATCGCAATGCCCCGTGTTAGAGACTTTAAAGGTATCAGCGATAAGGGTTTTGATGGACGCGGTAACTACACGTTTGGTGTTAAAGAGCAAATTATATTTCCTGAAATAAGCATCGAAAAGGTGAATAAAATTACAGGAATGGATATCACATTTGTTACTTCAACCAATTCAGACGAAGAAAGTTATGAGTTGTTGAAAGCACTGGGTATGCCCTTTACTAATGTGAATAAATAA
- the rpsN gene encoding 30S ribosomal protein S14, whose amino-acid sequence MAKESVKARERKRQELVARYAEKRTKLKAAGDWVGLDKLPRNSSPVRLHNRCKITGRPRGYMRKFGISRVLFRDMASDGKIPGVTKSSW is encoded by the coding sequence ATGGCAAAAGAATCAGTTAAAGCACGGGAGAGAAAAAGACAAGAGCTAGTTGCTCGTTATGCTGAGAAGCGTACGAAGTTGAAAGCAGCTGGTGATTGGGTGGGTCTTGACAAGTTACCACGTAACTCTTCTCCTGTTCGTCTGCATAACCGATGCAAAATCACGGGAAGACCTCGTGGATATATGCGAAAATTCGGGATTTCGAGAGTTCTGTTCCGGGACATGGCCTCTGATGGAAAAATTCCGGGTGTTACAAAATCAAGTTGGTAA
- the rpsH gene encoding 30S ribosomal protein S8, with amino-acid sequence MLTDPIADYLTRLRNAIKAKHRVVEIPASNIKKEITKVLFDKGYIQSYKFDEVGPQGTIKIALKYNPVTKQSAIVKLERVSKPGLRKYSGSSTLPRVLGGLGTVIISTSKGVMTDKEAKTLNVGGEVLCFVY; translated from the coding sequence ATGTTAACGGATCCCATAGCAGACTATCTGACGAGACTCAGAAACGCTATCAAAGCGAAGCACAGGGTTGTTGAGATACCTGCATCCAACATAAAAAAAGAGATTACAAAAGTACTTTTTGATAAAGGGTATATTCAGAGTTATAAATTTGATGAAGTAGGTCCTCAGGGAACGATCAAAATAGCTCTGAAATACAATCCTGTGACAAAGCAATCTGCAATTGTTAAATTGGAGAGGGTTAGTAAGCCTGGACTGCGTAAATATTCAGGTTCATCAACATTACCCCGCGTTCTAGGTGGTTTAGGTACAGTGATTATCTCTACATCTAAGGGTGTAATGACGGATAAAGAAGCTAAAACACTCAATGTTGGTGGTGAAGTGTTATGTTTCGTGTATTAA
- the rplF gene encoding 50S ribosomal protein L6 → MSRIGNKVIVLPAGVSVSVAEGNVVSVKGPKGSLSQAVDSDITVEIEGNELKVTRPTEQKRHKALHGLYRSLINNMVIGVDAGYKKELEIIGVGYKASAANNVLELQLGYSHNIFMAIPTEIKLTTTSEKGQNPKVILEGIDKELIGSVAAKIKSLRKVEPYKGKGIRFVGEVVRRKAGKSASKK, encoded by the coding sequence ATGTCACGAATAGGAAATAAAGTTATCGTTTTACCGGCAGGCGTTTCGGTGTCTGTTGCGGAAGGTAACGTAGTGTCGGTAAAAGGACCTAAGGGGTCACTTTCACAAGCAGTAGATAGCGATATCACTGTGGAGATTGAAGGTAACGAACTGAAAGTTACCCGTCCAACCGAGCAAAAGCGCCACAAGGCTTTGCACGGACTGTATCGCTCTCTTATCAATAACATGGTGATTGGAGTAGATGCTGGATACAAGAAGGAGTTAGAGATTATTGGTGTAGGTTATAAAGCCAGTGCTGCTAATAATGTGTTGGAGTTGCAATTAGGTTACTCTCATAATATTTTCATGGCGATACCTACAGAAATTAAATTGACAACTACTTCTGAAAAAGGTCAGAATCCAAAAGTGATTTTGGAAGGAATTGACAAGGAGCTGATAGGTTCAGTAGCTGCGAAAATTAAATCGTTGCGTAAAGTCGAGCCTTATAAAGGAAAAGGTATACGTTTTGTTGGTGAAGTAGTTCGTCGTAAAGCAGGTAAGTCTGCCTCTAAGAAGTAG
- the rplR gene encoding 50S ribosomal protein L18 — MANAKADRRQRLKFHIRKKVKGSSERPRLSVFRSNTSIYAQIIDDINGVTLASASSVDLGGRKENSNVEVALQVGKKIAEKAQEAGIQAVVFDRNGYLYHGKVKALAEGAREGGLKF; from the coding sequence ATGGCTAACGCAAAAGCAGATAGAAGACAACGCTTAAAATTTCACATTCGGAAGAAAGTGAAAGGCAGTTCTGAACGCCCCCGTTTATCGGTTTTCCGTTCGAACACCAGCATTTACGCGCAAATTATAGATGATATTAATGGTGTTACTCTTGCGAGTGCATCATCCGTTGACCTGGGAGGAAGAAAAGAAAACTCTAATGTTGAAGTTGCTCTTCAGGTAGGAAAGAAAATAGCTGAAAAGGCACAGGAAGCAGGTATTCAGGCGGTAGTTTTTGATCGTAACGGATATTTGTATCATGGAAAAGTAAAAGCATTGGCCGAAGGAGCTCGTGAGGGTGGCCTGAAATTCTAA